The following DNA comes from Chitinophaga nivalis.
TGATTACAACAGTGCCGCCTATTGCAAAACTGCCTTGTTGCCGCAGTACTAATCTTCCTGTATCGGCGCCCGACTTGCTGACAGCGCAGCCACCCATGAATACAGGGGCCATCAACAATGCAAAATATATATTCCCTGATACCCTACGGATAAGCATAAACGATATTTTAACCGGTATGAAAAGTATACAACAAAACAGCGTCATTATTTAGTTAACAGCCGGGTAAAAGACAGGGAGCCTAACGACCAGCCATTTTCCTCCTTTATATACACTTCCGTTACCACAAACGGATTGGTGACTTCATGGCCGCCGACAACAGCCAGCAGTCGTATTTTACTCAGCAGAATAGCCGTATTACCGATCAGTTGTACCGTAGTTTCCTGAATATCTGCCTGCTTATACTGGATGGATCCTGTTTTAATGACCTGTAGTTCCTGCATTCGGGTCATGGTTCCTCCCATGTGAACGAAAACTGCTTTTTCATGGAACAGCGCATCCAGGGAATCAATCTGGCGATCTGCCATCCAGTGCCATTTTGTTGTAGAAAGACGGATGATTTCCTGCACGTCATTTTTAGGATGCTGATCGGAATGATTTATCTGGTTATATGCTTCCCGGCTAACCTTCCCGGACCAAATTGTTTTTCCTTTTTGTGCCGGAGATATGGCCACATACGCAAAGTCGCTGTTCTGTGTAGCGCCGTGCCAGTGTTCCACCCCCGGTGTACATTTTATAACATCCCCTTTATGCACGATTTGCACCGGCTTGCCTTTCTCCTGATAATACCCGCTGCCTGCTGTGATAAGCAGTATTTGTCCACCGGGATGCATATGCCAATCCAGTATGGAGGCCTGTTTGTATGTGGCGCCTGTTATGTTAAAAT
Coding sequences within:
- a CDS encoding DUF4440 domain-containing protein — translated: MGIVKNLTVLFFVILSLQVTAQEAPVFPKGEMATNTDNFTGTIWLNEFVKADSSFDFNITGATYKQASILDWHMHPGGQILLITAGSGYYQEKGKPVQIVHKGDVIKCTPGVEHWHGATQNSDFAYVAISPAQKGKTIWSGKVSREAYNQINHSDQHPKNDVQEIIRLSTTKWHWMADRQIDSLDALFHEKAVFVHMGGTMTRMQELQVIKTGSIQYKQADIQETTVQLIGNTAILLSKIRLLAVVGGHEVTNPFVVTEVYIKEENGWSLGSLSFTRLLTK